The Thermodesulfobacteriota bacterium DNA segment AACGTGGAGAAGATCAGGCAGGCAAGCGGGCCATCACCTTTAGTTGCCAGGTTAAAATCCAAAGGTTTACTGTAATGGCCATCGCCATTTACATGGACGTCCATATTCCCAGAGCCATTACAGTAGGTTTACGGCTTCGTGGTGTTGATGTTCTTACCGCACAAGAAGATAACTCGGCTAATCTGTCTGACCCAGAGTTGCTGGAGCGTGCTACTGCATCAAAACGAGTCCTATTCACATTCGACGATGACCTTCTGATCGAAGCTAGAAAACGGCAACTAGTAGGTAATCCGTTTACCGGCCTAATCTATGCTCATCCTTCGCGTGTGTCTATCGGAACCTGCATCCGTGATATAGAAATTATCGCTAAGGCAGCGGAGCTTGATGATATAGCCAATCGAGTGGAATTTCTACCTCTTTAACAACGTAGGAACTCAGATTAACAGCGTATGAACCCTGCAGTGGTAATTACTGCTTATCGAACAGGCGTGTATGAAGCTAACTTATGATGCTGAGCAATTGTTTGCCTTCCAGGTGTTGAAATAAGAGGGGAATTTCAGATAGTGTACACACCCCTATATCCCCTCCTTCGACTGAGTTTATCCAGCGTAGTCGAAGGGCTCAGGACAGGTCTCGAGAGGGGACTTGACAATCCTCCCTAAAAACTAAGTCCATCGTAAATGAGAGTCCCCCCCGGGATAACTACTTGTCCTTGTCTTTAGTTATCGAATCAAGTAATTCTCTCTTTGCTGCATTCCCACGAATATTACGATAAGACTGTGGAATCATAGTATTGACCTCTGCTTTACATTTATTTAAAATGTAAAGCAAGGAGAAATGATATGAATGAAGTTAAGCTATCGAGCAAAAATCAGGTAGTGATACCGCGTGAGGCCCGGAATGCTCTGGGAGTCAAGGCGGGCGATAAACTGCTGGTGGTGGTGCGTGGCGATACGCTTATTTTGCTTCGCAAACCCAAGAAATATTCGAGGGCGACCGCCGGAATTGCCAAAGGGCTTTATCCACCCGAGTACCTGGAAAAGGAGAGAGAAGGCTGGAAGTGACCTTAACAAGACTAGAAGGTTTCCTCAAACAGCACAGAAAGATCGGACTTGATACAAGCATCTTTATCTTCCAGGTGGAAGAAAACCCGAAGTACCTTAAGCTTGTTGAGCCGATTTTTCTCTGGATTGAAAGACCCAAGGCTCGTGCTGTGACCTCCACGATCACAATGCTTGAACTTCTCGTCCGGCCCTATCAGCTTTCAGATATCGATCGGGTCAATAAGTTCTATTCTCTGTTATCTACCTACCCACACCTGGATTGGATCGCGCCAACGCTCGAGATCGCCGACCTGGCGGCACGACTTAGGGCGGAATATAATCTGAGAACCCCTGACGCCCTGCAGGCCGCTTCAGCTTTGGCCAGCCAGGCGCCGGGATTTATCTCGAACGATGCCGTATTTCAAAGAGTGACTGAGCTTGAAGTACTCATTCTGGATGATTTGCTACGACTTAAATAGGAGGATATACACACCCCTAAATCCCCTCCTTCGACCCTTCGACTACGCTCAGGGCAGGCAAGGCTCAGGACAGATCTCGAGAGGGGACTTGACAATTCTCGACTACGATGAGGACGGTAACCCCTCAAGCTTAGCAATAAACTCTCTCGGCTTAAGAATCCTAATTCCTTTAAACTCTTTCAAATCCAGAAGATCCAAGTCTCCGGTAACTATAAATTTGGCACTTGAGGCCAAGGCGCCGGCAAGAATGTTGTTGTCAGATGGGTCTCTTTCGCAAACTCCTTCCACTTTTATACTAGTCTCATCGGGGTTGATTATCTCGAGCGCTTCCTCGATAAGCTTCATAGTCTCTTTTTTAGCCCGACTAAACTCTCTTTCACTAAATTCCCTATCCAGAACTTTTCTAAGCTCGTTCATTACAAAGGGAGATGTAAATCCCAAGAATTCTCTATCTCTTGCCCTTTCCAGAATCTCCGAGCAAAGGCCTTCCGTAATAAACGCAGCCATGAGTATGTTAGTATCAATAAAGGCTCTTAATTTATGAGATTCTTCTGAAGACATCCTCTTCGGTAACTATACCTTTCTGCCTGGCGGCAGGAACAAGCTTTTCCCTGACCCTATCGGCCCGCACCCTCCATAGATATTTATGTACAGCTTCGATGACTATCTGATCACCGGGAATCCCGGTTTCCCGAGATAATCTGTCCAGTTGTTCCTTAATACCCGGTGGCAAATCAAGCAGGGTTTTATCCCCGAAATAGTTTTGAATTGCCTGCCTTATGAGATTGCTCTTTTCCACGCCCCTCTCTTTTGCCACCTTCTCCACTTGTTTTAAGAGTTTTTGTTCTACCCTGATCGTTATGAATTTATTCTTACCCTTTGTCCTGGCCTTTGATGCCATAGTTATCCCTCCATGATGTTACACAATTGTAACACATACCATTGCCTGCGTAAACTTCTCGAAGGATCCTAGTCCGGCAAATCAAATTCATGAGGAGGATTTCAAATAGCCTACACACCCCTAAATCCCACATCACCGGGAATTCCCCGCTACTCTAAAAGAATTTTTTATTGACAGTAGCCCTTCTCTAATGCGAAAATGGTAATAGAAATTACAAATTCATAGACAAGGAGGACGATATGGCAAGAGGAAAATCGGCAAGATCAAAAACCAAGAAAAAAGGAGTCGACAGGAAGAATCCCGGCGGAAACAAGAAGAACGGTTCATTCAAGTTCGACTATGTTCTTTATGATAAGAAAGACCGCATAGCCCGCGTCACCATCAACCGTCCGGAGGTGCGAAACGCTCTCGACTCAAAAACAAGGGCGGAGCTGGCCACAGCCATCGAAGACGCATGGATGGACGATGACATAGGAGTGATCGTGCTTACCGGAGCGGGAGACAGGGCATTCTCTGCCGGTGGAGATTTGTCCTGGATAGTCGACCCCAAGAGAAAGGTGGATGCGGAATACATGCTGGTGCACTACCGGCTGGCCACGGCCATGCGCTCCTGCGGAAAACCGATCATAGCCCGGGTAAACGGGTTCTGCATCGGCGGGGGCAACGAGCTTAACATGCTCTGCGACCTGACCATCGCCTCCGAGGATTCCATATTCGGGCAGGCCGGGCCGCTCGTGGGAAGCTGCCCTATATGGTACGGGCTTCAGGGGCTTCAACACTCCGTCGGCGATAAGAAGGCCCGGGAGATCGTCTATCTCTGTAACCGTTACACGGCCAAGGAGGCAGAGCAAATGGGATGGGTGAATAAAGTAGTGCCGAAGGAAAAATTGGACGAGGAAGTCGACGCCTGGTGCAACAGGCTTCTGGAAATGAGTCCCCAGTCCCTACGGATCGCCAAATTGCAGATTAACTTCGTCTCGG contains these protein-coding regions:
- a CDS encoding AbrB/MazE/SpoVT family DNA-binding domain-containing protein, encoding MNEVKLSSKNQVVIPREARNALGVKAGDKLLVVVRGDTLILLRKPKKYSRATAGIAKGLYPPEYLEKEREGWK
- a CDS encoding DUF5615 family PIN-like protein — encoded protein: MAIAIYMDVHIPRAITVGLRLRGVDVLTAQEDNSANLSDPELLERATASKRVLFTFDDDLLIEARKRQLVGNPFTGLIYAHPSRVSIGTCIRDIEIIAKAAELDDIANRVEFLPL
- a CDS encoding enoyl-CoA hydratase-related protein — encoded protein: MARGKSARSKTKKKGVDRKNPGGNKKNGSFKFDYVLYDKKDRIARVTINRPEVRNALDSKTRAELATAIEDAWMDDDIGVIVLTGAGDRAFSAGGDLSWIVDPKRKVDAEYMLVHYRLATAMRSCGKPIIARVNGFCIGGGNELNMLCDLTIASEDSIFGQAGPLVGSCPIWYGLQGLQHSVGDKKAREIVYLCNRYTAKEAEQMGWVNKVVPKEKLDEEVDAWCNRLLEMSPQSLRIAKLQINFVSDMASPQITHGLELARFFLKSPQMIEGASAFLEKRKPDFYKYL
- a CDS encoding putative toxin-antitoxin system toxin component, PIN family; protein product: MSSEESHKLRAFIDTNILMAAFITEGLCSEILERARDREFLGFTSPFVMNELRKVLDREFSEREFSRAKKETMKLIEEALEIINPDETSIKVEGVCERDPSDNNILAGALASSAKFIVTGDLDLLDLKEFKGIRILKPREFIAKLEGLPSSS
- a CDS encoding ribbon-helix-helix domain-containing protein — its product is MASKARTKGKNKFITIRVEQKLLKQVEKVAKERGVEKSNLIRQAIQNYFGDKTLLDLPPGIKEQLDRLSRETGIPGDQIVIEAVHKYLWRVRADRVREKLVPAARQKGIVTEEDVFRRIS
- a CDS encoding PIN domain-containing protein; the protein is MTLTRLEGFLKQHRKIGLDTSIFIFQVEENPKYLKLVEPIFLWIERPKARAVTSTITMLELLVRPYQLSDIDRVNKFYSLLSTYPHLDWIAPTLEIADLAARLRAEYNLRTPDALQAASALASQAPGFISNDAVFQRVTELEVLILDDLLRLK